ATCGTCTGGCCACGCGCGACTTCTTCACCAGGCCGCACGACCGGGATAGCGGCTGCACCCAGGTGCTGGCGCAACGGCACGATCAACTCCGGCGCAAACGGAAACTGGCGTATCGCCGCAGCGCTGGTGTGCTTGTGATCGTGCGGGTGCACGCCGTGTCTGAAACTTGGCGCGCCCAGCACTGTGTCCATTATTCCTGTCA
This sequence is a window from Gammaproteobacteria bacterium. Protein-coding genes within it:
- a CDS encoding electron transport complex subunit RsxC produces the protein MDTVLGAPSFRHGVHPHDHKHTSAAAIRQFPFAPELIVPLRQHLGAAAIPVVRPGEEVARGQT